TTAAGAGGCCTTCATACGAAAAGAAGTCGTCGGAGGACATGAATTAAACGCTGTGAGCGAGCGCTCTTCACAGCCGTCGAAGGACAGTAACCTCCGTATGAGCAGCATCCCGCCTGGCATTGCAACGGTCCCGTTTAATCGGTCGACTCTGGTCTTCGAGTGCTTTGCCGCGTTGCGGCGTTTCATCGGATCTCCGCTGATCCGTCCCTGCTTCATCACGAACTTGCATTGGGTGGGAGCGTTTTGGGAGAGAGCGAGCCGGATGCCGAGCGCCGAGAGGAAGACGCTGCTGCGGCACCACAGACGTCGCTGTTTTTGCCGGTGCCGAGCGGACGCAGAATATCGTTTTCGCAGTGACGCCGAAGCTTGACCGAAATGCGGTGCTAGCGGATGGCTCAGATGTCCCGCGTTTACCCCGAATGTCAGCAACGGCTGAGGGAGGGGCGACGGCTATGTCCACCTCTTGCCAGGCCGGCTACAAAACTCATGGTGGTTCTCAGTGGTGGAAACAAAGAGCGAAGAAGATGGCGCCGGAAACACAATCCGCTCAACCCGATAATGGAGGTCCTTTAATGAGGTTATTCGCTAAGGTCATTAGCAACTTTAAGGATATTTTATCGGCGCGGAAATACGGAGGGGAGCTAATATACAGTATAGACATATCGGTGAACAAAAATAGAAGATCATGTATATACATAATAAAAGGAGGTGATGAAAATTATTACGGAATGATCCGTCTTCATGTAAATGAAGCGTCATTTCTTTATAAGATTTCCATCGATGAGCTGAAACTTCTTGCGATCGACATTCCAAAAGCACTCGATGCGGTAAAAACTGAAAAATCTCGAACGCTGGCACAAGGGCAATAAAAATGGGCTTCTCGTACTCGAGCAGCTTTCGGACGCAGAATTATCCTTTCCAGTTAGGAGGAGTAATATCAGGACAAGCATCGTATTGACGAAACGGTGACGGTGACAAGCGCCGATGGCCGCGGCAAGAGCGTAACCACCGATCTCGGCGGCGATGGGCTAACGGATCAGCTTGAGTATGAGTCGTTTATACTAACTATTTTGTCGATGTGTGCGGCTTATGGTTACGTTGTGGCGATTAATCCACTTTTTTCTATAACTGGGAAATCCAATAAAAATACTGAGATTGGAGATGACAATGAGCGGTAACGATCAACGAGACTCCTTTAGTGCAGCCGGTAATGCGATCGCCTTTTCCAGTTGGGCGTTTGACAATCCTCATGAAGTTTGAAGGAAGACCGCACGCATGATCTGACAGCAAGCAACTGGTCGCTTCCGCGGTGAGGTGCGCAGGGATCAAACTTGTACAAGAGTCACATTGCCTACATGCGACAAAATAGCCTCAGGACCAAAACGCACACAATATCACAGAGCCGTGATTTGACCGATAATTCTCTCCGATTAAACGTGAGGCACGCAAAACAAAATCACAGGTAGTCCTTTCTGGAAAGAATGATTACCCCACCTCTAAGTTATGAAATAACCAACTGGCGTTGACGAGCGGGGGCTCGGAGTAACCAATTCTTCTGCGCGTAGGGTCGCGGCGGGATTAGTCAGAGCCGGTTGTTTTAGGAACCTTTGTCAAAGCCGAAGGTAAACGTTCCTTTACAAGAAGAAGAGAGCCCCACCAATAAATGGAAACCCCTAAAAACCAATCAAAATAGTCAATATCTTGTGCGAGCTAGAGCGCATTTTTGGCGCTTTGCTTTTGCTCCGCACTGGATTTTCACGCCACGTCATCAACCGAGAGCGTCGCGGGTCAAAGTATCTTTCGTCAGCCTGGGCAACGGATTTTATCTCGTGTCGTACGACCCCGGGATTGTGATTGCAATATTTATACAGTCAATAGGATGTGATCTTCGTATGGGCAGCCTCGACCCCGGCATCGCAAATGCGGCCGCGCAACCGGTGGATTCCGGCCTGCGTGCTTTGTGCGGAATTGCAGCCTTTTACCGGATTGCTGCCGATCCGAACCAGCTTCATCATGAGCTTGCAATTGGCAGCGGGGTTGCTTCCGAGCTGGATCTTCTGCGGGCGGCATCAGCAGTCGGATTGAAGGCAAGGGCTGTCCGCGAATTGACCGAAGCACGCCTCAGAAATCTGCCTGTTCCCGCGATCGTGCATATGCCGGAAGGCACATTCGCCATTCTCGGCGGACCGACCCCGGCCGGCCGATACAGGGTCATTGATCCCGTAACACGCGCCGATCGTGAATTATCGGCAGCCGAGCTGCTGATCGAGACAGGTGCCCGCGCGCTTCTCGTGGCCCGGAAATTGGGAGGGGCAGGAACAGATCCCAGGACCTTCGGACTGAAATGGTTTCTGCCGTCCCTCTGGCGCTACCGCAAGCCACTTGCACACGTCCTCGTCGCCTCGCTCTTCGTTCAGATTTTTGCCCTGGTAACGCCGCTCTTCTTCCAGGTAGTCGTCGACAAGGTTCTCACGCACAAGGGCTATTCGACGCTGTTCGTTCTGGTCGCCGGAATTGCGATCATCGGTCTCTTCGATGTCGTCTTACAGTACCTGCGAACCTATGCGTTGTCGCACACGACCAACCGTATCGACGTCGAGCTGGGACAACGGCTTTTCCGTCACCTGCTTCGCTTGCCGCTCGACTATTTCGAAACGCGGTCTGCAGGCCAGACGGTCGCCCGTGTCCGGGAATTGGAAACGATCCGGAACTTCCTCACGGGGCAGGGGCTGTTTGCCGCAATCGACCTGGTATTCGCCATCGTCTTTCTCTGCATCCTGTGGCTCTACTCGTGGAGCCTGACGCTGATCGTTCTCGGCTCGATCCCGCTCTACGCCCTCGTTGGCTTTCTCGTGCGCCCACCGCTTCGCGACATGGTCAAGGAGAAGTTCAACCGTGGCGCGGTCAGCCAGCAGTTGCTCGTCGAGGCGATCATCGGCATACAGACCGTAAAAGCGGCGGCGGTCGAACCGGTCATGCAGGCGCAGTGGGAAGAAAAGCTCGCCGCCTACGTGAAGACTGCGTTTCAGACGACGCTGCTCGGCGCCGGCGGGCAGAACGTCATCCAGTACATCAGCAAGCTTACGACGGCGCTGCTGTTGCTGTTCGGTGCGCGCGCTGTCATCAACGGCGAGCTGTCGGTAGGC
The nucleotide sequence above comes from Rhizobium indicum. Encoded proteins:
- a CDS encoding peptidase domain-containing ABC transporter is translated as MGSLDPGIANAAAQPVDSGLRALCGIAAFYRIAADPNQLHHELAIGSGVASELDLLRAASAVGLKARAVRELTEARLRNLPVPAIVHMPEGTFAILGGPTPAGRYRVIDPVTRADRELSAAELLIETGARALLVARKLGGAGTDPRTFGLKWFLPSLWRYRKPLAHVLVASLFVQIFALVTPLFFQVVVDKVLTHKGYSTLFVLVAGIAIIGLFDVVLQYLRTYALSHTTNRIDVELGQRLFRHLLRLPLDYFETRSAGQTVARVRELETIRNFLTGQGLFAAIDLVFAIVFLCILWLYSWSLTLIVLGSIPLYALVGFLVRPPLRDMVKEKFNRGAVSQQLLVEAIIGIQTVKAAAVEPVMQAQWEEKLAAYVKTAFQTTLLGAGGQNVIQYISKLTTALLLLFGARAVINGELSVGSLVAFNMIASQATAPVLRLSQLWQDFQQVQISIDRLGDILNTPMERTPATRLALPAPRGLIEFKNVSFRYRPGGQDILKSINLHVRPGEVVGIVGASGSGKSTLTKLIQRLYLANEGQVLLDGMDLSQMDPAWLRGHIGVVLQENLLFNRTIHENIALANPALPRAQVLAVARLSGADEFISKLPQGYDTVIEERGANLSGGQRQRIAIARALATNPPLLIFDEATSALDYESERVVQENMRHIVQGRTVIIIAHRLAAVRNCHRIIGMADGRVVEMGTHDELLQKKDGLFARLWTLQHDTRVPA